In Crinalium epipsammum PCC 9333, the following are encoded in one genomic region:
- a CDS encoding MAPEG family protein: MTIPVSAILLDCIAAAAFLIYLPFLVVGYARARVGYDQAAPRAMFDKLPAYAQRASWAHQNSFETFIVFAPAALMAYITGQNSTIAAGAAIAFVVARLFYSVFYILNIPVARSLMFGIGTLSSGTLIILSLISANSPPILP; encoded by the coding sequence ATGACTATACCCGTGTCTGCAATTCTGCTCGACTGTATAGCCGCAGCAGCTTTTTTAATTTATCTGCCTTTCCTGGTCGTAGGTTATGCGCGTGCGCGTGTAGGTTATGACCAGGCAGCACCACGGGCAATGTTTGATAAATTGCCTGCATACGCTCAAAGAGCTTCGTGGGCGCACCAAAATTCGTTTGAAACGTTTATAGTGTTCGCACCAGCAGCACTGATGGCTTATATAACAGGTCAAAATTCCACAATAGCCGCAGGAGCAGCTATTGCTTTTGTTGTTGCTCGGTTATTCTATTCTGTGTTTTATATCCTGAATATACCTGTGGCGCGATCGCTCATGTTTGGCATTGGCACTCTAAGCTCTGGTACTCTAATTATCCTTAGCCTAATTAGTGCCAATAGTCCCCCAATACTTCCCTAA
- a CDS encoding DNA-processing protein DprA yields the protein MSQSIDITNIDSLAQELATIQQTGSKRIALLGSRHVPITHQHLIEMMSYALVLSGNRIITSGATGTNSAAIRGAMRADPSLLTVILPQSLSRQPRESQEQLQQVMHLVENPEHDNLSLAEASAVCNQEIVSRCQQLICFAFHDSHTLLQTCSDAEEQRKVVTLFYFD from the coding sequence TTGAGTCAATCAATAGACATTACCAATATAGATTCCTTAGCGCAAGAACTCGCAACAATCCAACAAACAGGCTCTAAACGGATTGCGCTGCTGGGTTCGCGTCATGTTCCAATTACTCACCAGCATTTAATAGAGATGATGAGCTATGCCTTAGTTTTATCAGGCAATCGCATCATCACCTCTGGTGCTACAGGGACTAATTCGGCTGCTATTAGGGGTGCAATGCGGGCTGACCCCAGCCTGCTGACTGTGATTTTGCCACAAAGCTTGTCACGTCAGCCGCGAGAATCTCAAGAGCAGCTACAGCAGGTAATGCACCTGGTAGAAAACCCCGAACATGACAACTTATCTCTCGCAGAAGCTAGCGCCGTGTGCAATCAAGAGATTGTATCTAGGTGTCAGCAGCTAATTTGCTTTGCGTTTCACGACAGCCACACATTGTTACAAACCTGTAGTGATGCTGAAGAGCAACGCAAAGTAGTAACTTTGTTTTACTTTGATTAA
- the glpX gene encoding class II fructose-bisphosphatase, which translates to MENTLGLEIIEVVEKAAIASARWMGKGEKDTADQVAVEAMRERMNQIYMRGRIVIGEGERDEAPMLYIGEEVGICTREDAKTYCNPDELMEIDIAVDPCEGTNLVAYGQNGSMAVLAIAEKGGLFAAPDFYMRKLAAPAPARGHVDINKSATENLKILSECLSRSIDELVVVVMDRPRHKDLIAEIRQAGARVRLISDGDVSAAICCAFAGTNIHALMGVGAAPEGVISAAAMRCLGGHFQGQLIYDPADVNTPESEKWTRQGNIDRLNEMGITDPDKVYNAEELASGKTVLFAACGITPGTLMEGVRYFHGGARTQSLVISSQSKTARFVDTIHMFDEPKALQLR; encoded by the coding sequence GTGGAAAATACCCTCGGTTTAGAAATTATTGAAGTTGTAGAAAAAGCTGCGATCGCATCTGCCCGATGGATGGGTAAAGGCGAAAAAGATACAGCCGACCAAGTAGCTGTAGAAGCTATGCGGGAACGGATGAATCAAATCTATATGCGCGGTCGGATCGTCATCGGAGAAGGTGAACGGGACGAAGCGCCTATGCTTTACATAGGCGAAGAAGTGGGCATTTGTACCCGCGAAGATGCAAAAACTTACTGCAACCCTGACGAGTTAATGGAGATTGACATTGCTGTTGATCCCTGCGAAGGCACTAACTTAGTTGCCTACGGTCAAAATGGCTCTATGGCAGTATTAGCAATTGCAGAAAAAGGTGGCTTATTTGCTGCTCCTGACTTCTACATGAGAAAGTTAGCTGCTCCTGCTCCTGCCAGAGGTCATGTTGATATTAACAAGTCTGCTACCGAAAACCTCAAGATTCTTTCAGAGTGTTTAAGCCGCTCTATTGACGAGTTAGTAGTAGTGGTAATGGATCGCCCTCGTCACAAAGATCTAATTGCGGAAATTCGCCAAGCAGGAGCAAGAGTGCGCCTGATTAGTGATGGTGACGTTTCTGCTGCCATTTGTTGTGCTTTTGCAGGTACTAACATTCATGCACTGATGGGCGTTGGTGCAGCACCAGAAGGCGTTATTTCTGCGGCTGCTATGCGCTGCTTAGGTGGACACTTCCAAGGGCAACTAATTTACGATCCCGCAGACGTTAATACTCCTGAAAGCGAAAAGTGGACAAGACAAGGCAATATTGACCGCTTGAACGAAATGGGTATTACAGATCCTGACAAAGTTTACAATGCAGAGGAATTAGCCTCTGGTAAGACAGTGTTATTTGCTGCTTGCGGAATCACTCCTGGTACTTTGATGGAAGGCGTTCGCTATTTTCATGGTGGTGCGCGTACTCAGAGCTTGGTAATCTCTAGTCAATCTAAAACAGCACGATTTGTTGACACAATTCATATGTTTGATGAACCAAAAGCTCTGCAATTGAGGTAG
- a CDS encoding BrnT family toxin, which produces MSELAFDWDDQKAKVNKRKHGISFVEAQTVFYDENARLRYDSDHSLDEERYILLGISSSLNLLVVCHIYREQDGIVRIISARKATKQEVKQYRSFSL; this is translated from the coding sequence ATGAGTGAGTTAGCATTCGACTGGGATGATCAAAAAGCCAAGGTCAACAAGCGAAAACATGGAATTTCGTTTGTTGAAGCGCAAACTGTGTTTTATGACGAAAATGCACGCTTACGCTACGACTCCGACCACTCTCTAGACGAAGAACGATACATCCTCTTAGGTATTAGCAGTTCGCTTAACCTGTTGGTAGTGTGTCATATTTATAGAGAGCAAGATGGCATTGTTCGGATCATTTCAGCCCGTAAAGCAACTAAGCAAGAGGTTAAACAATACCGTAGTTTTTCCCTATGA
- a CDS encoding SDR family NAD(P)-dependent oxidoreductase, which yields MNIQGKTALITGASRGIGRAIALEFASAGVKRLILVARSHQKLAEVAAEIEEFGTEVILLTLDLTKPVEVNIAIAQTWRDYAPIHILVNCAGVAHQVPFLRSRLANVQEEIATNLIGMYTITRLVARRMVTQQEGTIINVSSLMGRLAAPTMATYSATKFAIRGFTQALRGELAAHRIQVVAFLPSLTDTDMVRNLQWFRWIKPMTPQQVAKALVAGLERESTEILVGWQSYLAVLCDRIAPKLMEKILLLAAPLPRNPQKNILSSQKLKLHHVRTSRDAKLCVSTYMSPQM from the coding sequence ATGAATATTCAAGGAAAAACGGCTCTAATTACTGGAGCATCTCGTGGAATTGGGCGAGCGATCGCATTAGAATTTGCTTCAGCTGGAGTAAAACGCTTAATTTTGGTAGCTCGTAGCCATCAGAAGTTAGCAGAAGTGGCTGCGGAAATTGAAGAATTTGGTACAGAAGTAATTCTGTTGACATTGGATCTTACCAAGCCAGTTGAAGTAAATATTGCCATTGCTCAAACTTGGCGCGACTATGCACCTATTCACATTCTGGTCAATTGTGCTGGAGTAGCTCATCAAGTACCATTCTTGCGATCGCGTTTAGCCAATGTCCAAGAAGAAATTGCCACCAACCTCATCGGGATGTATACCATTACCCGTTTAGTTGCCCGACGCATGGTAACTCAACAAGAAGGGACAATTATCAATGTTTCTAGCTTGATGGGCAGATTGGCGGCTCCAACAATGGCAACCTACTCAGCGACTAAATTTGCTATTCGCGGCTTTACCCAAGCCTTACGGGGTGAATTAGCGGCACATCGTATCCAAGTTGTTGCCTTCTTACCATCTCTAACTGACACTGATATGGTTCGTAACTTACAGTGGTTTCGATGGATTAAACCCATGACTCCCCAACAGGTAGCAAAGGCATTAGTTGCAGGTTTGGAAAGGGAATCGACGGAAATTTTAGTGGGATGGCAGAGTTATTTAGCGGTATTGTGCGATCGCATTGCTCCTAAGCTAATGGAAAAGATCTTATTGTTAGCTGCCCCTCTACCCAGAAATCCACAAAAAAACATTCTCAGTTCACAGAAGCTAAAGCTACATCACGTTAGAACAAGTAGAGACGCGAAATTATGCGTCTCTACATATATGTCACCACAAATGTAG
- a CDS encoding BrnA antitoxin family protein — protein sequence MKDEYDFSESVQNPYFKKLKKQVTIRLEEEVVDYFKTLSEEAGIPYQTLINLYLQDCMRSQKKLSLDWVKTV from the coding sequence ATGAAAGATGAATACGATTTCTCTGAATCAGTTCAAAATCCCTACTTTAAAAAGCTGAAAAAACAGGTGACGATTCGGCTTGAGGAGGAAGTAGTAGATTATTTTAAAACACTATCTGAAGAAGCTGGAATTCCTTATCAGACCCTCATTAACCTTTATCTGCAAGATTGTATGCGATCGCAAAAAAAGTTGTCATTAGACTGGGTAAAAACTGTCTAA
- a CDS encoding competence protein CoiA family protein, whose protein sequence is MDRARAMYLGGKVIYADDQDLTYYSYNDLGLRCSVCGEPVHLKKGLNKKPHFAHFPSTDSKQVEDCELRLSVFTDTISKEPNNLIENREQRLEVFQQCFFNLIKSSKWSNGSKKFEYSIVDVVLLEKLAEEFVRQKFVFKESFSTIGIQERITLEAIDYLCIKSSLPLLKRLIFCSLCEISNSTNFDWEYWIEEKNYSIVLFKLLERLINTSWLEALQSYSPEDAQSNNTSFRNKKPIDVKAHASLGFTDSNTVHGTPDSNVFDGTKVDGSFGTVTLTSSIQVNDTNDNWLTLTVGYLTTVKASNLDKSLLEINGQKYKRPSEKIATIKPLITFVISKSGVISNTPPTNNWNANLRISTVYGNNYGSLVFPYLQKLFDKWENPLSLLFLLLFTQATQEVDTTALDEETGTANFKPIKYQPLTLEQRLTCLVNHHAILCEMKHNARGKFSFVASQAKKVLARMEADKKALLEKKSTGRKQDN, encoded by the coding sequence ATGGATAGAGCTAGAGCGATGTATTTAGGTGGCAAAGTAATTTATGCAGATGATCAAGATTTAACTTACTACTCTTATAACGACTTAGGCTTGCGATGTTCTGTTTGTGGTGAACCAGTTCACCTTAAGAAAGGTCTTAATAAGAAACCTCATTTTGCCCATTTTCCAAGTACTGATAGTAAGCAGGTAGAAGACTGTGAACTTAGACTATCTGTTTTCACAGATACTATATCAAAAGAACCGAATAATCTTATTGAAAATAGGGAACAAAGACTAGAAGTTTTTCAGCAATGCTTTTTTAATTTAATTAAAAGTAGTAAGTGGTCAAATGGTAGTAAAAAATTTGAATATTCTATAGTGGATGTGGTCTTGCTGGAGAAGCTGGCTGAAGAGTTCGTAAGACAAAAGTTTGTTTTTAAAGAAAGCTTTTCAACTATAGGAATACAAGAACGAATTACTTTAGAAGCAATAGATTATCTATGTATAAAGTCTAGTTTACCTTTATTAAAAAGGTTAATATTTTGTAGCTTATGTGAAATTAGTAATTCTACCAATTTTGATTGGGAATATTGGATAGAAGAGAAGAATTACTCAATTGTTTTATTTAAGTTATTAGAGAGACTTATTAATACTTCTTGGTTAGAAGCTTTACAGTCTTACTCGCCAGAAGATGCACAAAGTAACAATACAAGTTTTCGGAATAAAAAACCAATTGATGTTAAAGCTCATGCTTCTCTGGGGTTCACGGATAGCAATACAGTCCATGGTACACCGGATAGCAATGTATTCGATGGTACAAAAGTTGATGGCAGCTTTGGAACAGTAACACTCACTTCTAGTATTCAGGTAAACGATACGAATGATAACTGGTTGACCTTAACTGTTGGCTACTTAACAACCGTTAAAGCATCTAATCTCGATAAGTCACTTTTAGAGATTAATGGTCAAAAGTATAAGCGTCCATCTGAAAAGATAGCAACAATCAAACCGCTTATCACATTCGTTATTAGCAAGTCTGGGGTTATCTCTAACACCCCGCCTACTAATAATTGGAATGCAAATCTCCGCATTAGTACCGTATACGGTAACAACTACGGTAGCTTAGTATTCCCATACTTACAGAAGTTATTCGATAAGTGGGAGAATCCCTTAAGTCTCTTATTCCTGTTACTGTTTACACAAGCTACTCAGGAGGTAGACACAACCGCTCTGGATGAGGAAACAGGAACAGCTAACTTTAAACCAATTAAGTATCAGCCATTAACACTAGAACAACGGCTTACCTGCTTAGTTAACCATCACGCTATCCTATGCGAGATGAAACACAACGCAAGGGGAAAATTTTCCTTTGTGGCAAGCCAAGCAAAAAAAGTCTTAGCAAGGATGGAAGCTGATAAGAAAGCACTACTGGAGAAAAAAAGCACTGGCAGAAAGCAAGACAACTAA